The following coding sequences lie in one Xiphophorus maculatus strain JP 163 A chromosome 4, X_maculatus-5.0-male, whole genome shotgun sequence genomic window:
- the LOC102231118 gene encoding high choriolytic enzyme 1-like: MMLLTALLCGFLSTSQPLFVKTDDNAGNNIEDDDFSVSTLLEKANTNLGENLDDPLVMFGDIAVPTGLQNADPCTARGCLWNKDQDGNVYIPYSISNQFSQRERSIIVRGLESFHGSTCLRFRLRQRERDFVDIQSRSGCWSFVGRIGGGQVVSLSRNGCVFHQIVQHELLHALGFNHEQTRSDRDSHVRILLENVIRGQEHNFRKIDTNNLGTPYDYNSVMHYGRFAFSRNREPTIVPIPDPNVEIGRATEMSQNDILRVNRLYQCNSTVLKNKRFALGMQFL; encoded by the exons ATGATGCTCCTAACTGCTCTCCTCTGTGGGTTTCTGTCCACATCACAG CCTTTATTTGTAAAGACTGATGACAACGCTG GCAACAACATTGAGGACGATGACTTCAGTGTCTCCACCCTGCTGGAAAAGGCCAATACTAACCTGG GGGAGAACTTGGATGACCCTCTGGTGATGTTTGGAGACATTGCCGTGCCAACGGGTCTACAGAATGCTGATCCCTGCACTGCTCGAGGCTGCCTGTGGAATAAAGACCAGGACGGCAACGTCTACATTCCGTACAGTATTTCCAACCAGTTCT CTCAAAGAGAAAGAAGCATCATCGTGAGAGGTCTGGAGTCATTTCATGGCTCTACTTGCCTCCGCTTCAGGCTCCGCCAAAGGGAAAGAGACTTTGTGGACATCCAATCCCGCTCTGG GTGCTGGTCTTTTGTTGGCCGTATTGGTGGCGGTCAGGTGGTGTCGCTGAGTCGCAACGGGTGTGTTTTCCACCAGATCGTCCAGCATGAGCTGTTACACGCTCTGGGCTTCAACCATGAACAGACCCGCTCGGACAGGGATAGCCATGTCCGCATCCTTCTGGAGAACGTCATCCGTG GACAGGAGCATAACTTCAGGAAAATCGACACCAATAACCTTGGCACTCCCTATGACTACAACTCTGTCATGCACTATGGAAG GTTTGCCTTCTCTAGGAACAGAGAGCCAACCATTGTTCCCATCCCCGACCCAAACGTAGAGATTGGAAGAGCCACTGAGATGAGTCAGAATGACATCCTCCGGGTGAATCGCCTCTACCAATGCA ATTCAACTGTTCTTAAGAATAAACGATTTGCGTTGGGAATGCAGTTCCTCTGA
- the mtch2 gene encoding mitochondrial carrier homolog 2, whose product MAVAQFFDKIIAISVPKVRREYPVYSKMADTCGQVLLGSGLTVLSHPVMYIKVLIQVGHEPLPPTLGRNLFGRQVQQLPGLFAYAKHIIKIDGKAGLYNGLAPRLCAGAIGTVVHSTARQICQKKSSLQLPGSKPKADENALKSVAEETTKEMIARSCATIVTHPFHVITLRCMVQFIGRETKYSGMLDSIVTIYREEGIWGFFAGLVPRLLADVLSLWICNLLAHVINTYAIDDSMSHTGEIRNCSQAVTGFFASMLTYPFVLVSHLMAVNNCGLAGGMPPYASVYPTWVDCWKHLSREGNLGRGNSLFFRKLPAGKKYVVDEKRFF is encoded by the exons ATGGCGGTAGCACAATTCTTCGATAAAATAATTGCTATTAGTGTTCCAAAAGTAAGAAGAGAGTATCCCGTCTATTCAAAAATGGCGGATACATGCGGACAGGTCCTGCTGGGATCAGGGCTCACCGTCCTGTCTCACCCTGTGATGTACATTAAAGTCCTCATCCAG GTCGGACATGAGCCGCTGCCTCCCACTCTGGGCAGGAACCTGTTCGGCCGACAGGTCCAACAGCTTCCGGGTTTGTTTGCTTATG CTAAGCACATTATTAAGATAGATGGGAAGGCTGGACTCTACAATGGACTTGCTCCCAGGCTGTGTGCCGGAGCCATAGGCACCGTTGTTCACAGCACAGCTCGACAG ATATGTCAGAAAAAGAGCTCACTTCAG CTTCCAGGTAGCAAGCCGAAAGCAGATGAGAACGCTCTGAAAAGTGTTGCTGAAGAG ACTACCAAAGAGATGATTGCTCGATCGTGTGCCACCATCGTCACACACCCGTTTCACG TGATCACTCTGAGGTGTATGGTTCAGTTCATTGGGAGAGAGACAAAATACAG CGGCATGCTTGACTCCATTGTTACGATCTACAGAGAAGAAGGCATTTGGGGCTTCTTTGC TGGTCTGGTCCCTCGCCTGCTGGCTGACGTCTTGTCCTTATGGATCTGCAACCTCCTGGCTCATGTCATCAACACTTACGCCATCGATGACTCG ATGAGTCACACAGGAGAGATCAGGAACTGCTCTCAGGCGGTGACCGGG TTCTTCGCAAGTATGCTCACCTACCCCTTTGTTCTGGTGTCCCACCTGATGGCTGTCAATAACTGCGG GCTGGCTGGAGGCATGCCGCCCTATGCGTCTGTATACCCCACCTGGGTGGACTGCTGGAAGCACCTGAGCAGGGAG GGGAATCTGGGCAGAGGCAACAGCCTGTTTTTCCGGAAGCTTCCTGCTGGAAAGAAGTACGTTGTTGATGAGAAgagatttttttga